The sequence below is a genomic window from Scylla paramamosain isolate STU-SP2022 chromosome 38, ASM3559412v1, whole genome shotgun sequence.
ttattattattattattattattataataatttagattttattactattaccttAATTATTAcccgtttttattattattgttattattattaatattattattattattattattattattattattattactgatttattattattattattattatcattattattattattattattattattattattattattattattattatcatcatcatcatcatcattattatcaccattattattattattattattattattattattattattattattactactattattatccttattattattactgatataACGATTACTTTCATAATCATTATTGTTaccatatcattatcattactgcccttactattaatattattacgttcattatcattattatattcctaccaccaccaccaccactaccttgtCCCAGTCACTCAAGCTCCCAGTAACTCAAGTCCCGCAGCTGACGCGAACATAGGAGTGAATTTTCCGTAGGTTTTGTGCCCTTAACTTCGCAGCACCACCTCGCTTCCCTCGGTGCTCCCTTCACTGCCCTTCTGCCCTTCGCCCATCACTAGGAATATAGTTATCACATTCATACAGTCATACATGAATACAGTTTAGCTCtgcaagtttgtgtgtgttttttgtctttttttttttttttttttggtacattTAGACGTGGTTATGGTTGTAAAGTTTTGGTTGTAATTTTTATGTGCTTTATATATCATGTATATTTAATTCATGGCATTTTTAGGTGATATTTATGAGTGTACAGATACCATGCTAACTTACATGAATTTTgtcgacctctctctctctctctctctcgcagacaAGTTATACAATCCCCGTTTCATTTCTCACTCAcgatctccttttctcctcatctctccttatATACATTCTCCCTCACATTCCCCTCCCTACCCCCACATCTCTCGCAGACAGTTTGTATACTAACTTAATTTCTCACTCAAAAACTGCTTTTCTCGATCACTCCCTCGCGCACACACTCCATACACACATCCACGTTGGTAAAAGACTCTCACTCCCTTTCTACATCACACATTACATCCTGACTCCCTGTTCTCTCCCCTTTGGTAATCCCAGTGgcggctcgtgtgtgtgtgtagaccctGGTGCACAATGAAAGAGGTACATTGGACTTTCTGCTTTATTGTGTGCACTTCATAGAGATTATATTGTAGTGAGATGTTGTGGAACAGACAAACTTGCACATagtattgttttccttcagcTTTGAGCAGACTAGATATGTTTCTTgtgcacaaaggaaaaaaaatatatatatgttgatTAACTTTGAAGACTCATGAAGGCagcaaatataacaacaacacttGATGAGAATAGTGACTGGTTGTGTGTCCaactcgttctttcttttcctttccactcgctcgctcgctcgtgtgtttgtcttttgCTTCGCGTTGGTTTGGTTGGGTCGgtcctcgtggtggtggtggtggtggtggtcgcggcGCTCACAGCCTTCACTGGTTCACTGTCTCGACCAGGTTAATCAAAACTCTTCAGATCTCTCTTAGAAAACTCATATATTTAATAATAATTAGGCATAATTCCAAATAATTTTCATATACATATTCACCACCgagaaaaatatttacattgTTGTTATGTACAAACTTAGGCTATCACAGTCAACACAAACAGTTCTCGTGCACAAAGTGGTCGCCAAGAGGGAAGTGATGCGTCTTGTTGCGGCCGAGAATTTACTGGAGGGCGAGGGGCGCCGCGGCCCCTCCCCCCAAGGAGGGGCGCGCCTCGCCCCTAGAGTTACTGGCCACGCGCCCCTCCTCCGCCCGGCTGCTGACTGTAAAGCAGATGCTTTGGCACAGTGGCCTCAAGGGCGGGACTTTTGATTATAGCACCTGATATGAGTgaacccccctcccccaactAGCGCCCCGGGGCACATCAGAGGGGCGGCCTCGGGTACAGGCCGGCGTAGGGAGAGGGGTAGCCCGGGGGGTAGGCCGAGAGGGCAGAGGCGTAGGGGGAGAGGCCTGGCAGCGTGGGCGTGAGGGCAGAGGTAGTCGTGAGGGCAGTGGGCTTGCTGTAGGGGTGGTACCGGGAGGCGGTGAGCGGGGAGAGGGCTGGGGGCGGGTAGGCCATGCCGGGGCGGGAGAGGGCGGAGTGGGCGGATCCCAGCAGGGCGGCGTGGGCGTGCAGAGGGTTGGAGAGcaggctgagggaggaggagtctgGCGCCGTGACGCTGGTGTGGGTGCGGAGGTGCTGCAGCAGCTCCTCAGAGGTGGCGAAGCGCTTGCCGCAGTACGTCTCGCCCACTATCCAGTTACACACGTAGGGGCGGTGCGGCCCCGTCAGCAGCGAGGAGGCGGAGGGCGAGTACAGCgaggctgcggcggcggcggccaccGAAGTGGGCGGCAGCAGGCTGGAGGCGGgcacgatggaggaggagggcagggaggacAGGCCGGGCAGGGCACTGAGGGCCGCCTTGGCCTGCTCGCACTGCGTGCACGAGGGCGGACAGGCGCCGCCGCTCTGCAGCAGGTGGTTGTTCTGCACGGAGTAGGGGCAGCCCGTGCAGTAGGGGTCGCGGCACACGGGCACcaccgcctcgccgccgcctgCTGTCTTGACGCGGGTGTAGGTCAGGTAGGGCGAGCCCAGCAGGGATGGGGAGAGCCCTGCCGAGGAGGGGAGGCCTGTGGTGGTGTAGAGGGCGGCGGCAGAGGCGCCGGGGTAGACGGAGGCGAGAGAGGAGGGCAGACCGGGCAGGCCCAGGCCGGGCATGAGGCCCGGGTGGGCGCCGCGCAGAGCGGGGTGGCTCTCCAGGCCGGGGTAGCCTGGCGGCAGCAGGTGTGGCATGCCCGTGCGGTAGGTGCCGAGGGGCACGTCTTTGGGGTGGCCCGCCAGCACCTCCAAGCCCGACCTGATGATGGGCGTGGTGGAGGCTGACGAGGTCACGCTCGCCTCGGTGCTGCGGCGCCCACTATCCTCCttgacggcggcggcggaggaggagccgccgctggaggaggagggcggccGCGCGCTggagggctggctggctggcgtctTGCGGCCGCCCGTGGGCTTGTCGTCGCCGCCCTCCTCCGCCATGGCCTTCTTGGCGGCGCTCTCGTAGGGCTTGAAGGCGGGTGAGCGCCGCGTGGCCTCGAGGGGCGTGGGCGGCGActtctccttcttgtcctcgtctttcttcttgtcaGCGGGCAGCGGCTTGGAGGAGTCCGCGCCGATCTGCGAGCATGTCTGCGCCAGGAGCGCGAGGGGTGACTTTTTGGCGTCCAgctgaaacagagagaggaacGGGGAGGTGAGGGCGTGCAGGAGAGGAGGGGCAGGCCGCGGCACTCCGGAGGGCGCCGCTCGCCCGAAACTGTAACCCAATTATCCCCAGAGTGTGTGAGGAGAGTGAGCACCGCGAGGCGCTAAGTCCCCAAAGTGGCACAGGGCACAGCGAGGCTTACCGTGGTGGGGAGTGGAGACAGGTAATCCGGTTGTAAATATTGATTACTGCCTGCAGTCAACATCCCTTTGGACTCGAGAACCACCATTAGCGCAGGATTTTTGTGAACACTGTATCCcttcaaaaaaaatattccaaggAGCACTAGAGCACAAAGAGGCACAGAGCCAACGTCTTTACACAACGGCGTCTCTACTGGTACTGGGGAGGTGGCGGGCCGCGTGAGCTGGAGCCTGGTTGGAGTGACGTCACGGTCCGCACCCGTGACGCGACGGTCGACACACACGCCTCACCACGGACCCCGCGCCACGCTGCCAGCCGCACGACCACCTGAAAACTTTATTACCTGCGACCAAGATCATAAAATAACAAGCTGAAGCAAGAGAAACACTCGGAACTTTATCCATTGTGACGCACCGCCTTAAAACACGACATGTTAATCCCCGGCACGACCCGCCCTGCCTCTTGTCACCACGACTTTTCCTGCCACGACCccttgcagcacacacacacacacacacacacacagtgacatacatacattcgTTCATAtacacaaatctctctctctctctctctctctctctctctctctctctctctctctctctctctctggtaaatctttcctcttcctttactattCTTCTCGgtgtccctttctccctccttccttccttccctttcaccaccaccaccaccaccaccagtccctcccttccctctaagGCTGGGGAAGGGGGGACTTTGGAGAGGTGCTGACAGGAGGGTGTGTTTCTGACGTGCCCTTGCGCCTGTCTGCCTTCTgggggtcctctctctctctctctctctctctctctctctctctctctctctctctctctctctctctctctctctctctctctctctctctctctctctctctctctctctctctctctctctctctctctctctctctctctctctgctgccatGACCCGCCGCCATAACTTCACCGTAAGAAGTGGCGCAGCTCATAGTCGAAAATATATAGTGCGGGTTTGTAATTCATGGAGCCAAATGCTTGTTCCCGggacgtctgtctgtctacggtgtgtgtgtgtgtgtgtgtgtgtgtgtgtgtgtgtgtgtgtgtgtgtgtgtgtgtgtgtgtgtgtgtgtgacgtggcCGTGTGATCCTGTCGAGGTCGCTAACTCTGATATTTTCACCTTAAATTATGGTTCTGTATTTACCTGCAGGAGGTCTTGCCTCACACCTGTGCTCTGATCTACCTGGTGTACTCTGTCTCcgctccctcacctgcctcacctgtgctCTTGGTTCTCTCTTACCTAACGTTTCTTTGTCTGCCGTTCTCGTTTTCACTCCTAATGTgtcttaacctaatctaacactTCTCTACTCATTGTCATTCTTACTTTAACCAAACTTTCACTATCCAgtcctagccaaacctaacctaacttaaccaaacttcccTCTGCTACCTACCTGTCACACCTGTTCAGTCTAAGCTAATCCACCTGTGTGTTTCTCCCGTCAGTCCTTGCATTAACTTGCCTATCCCTAACGTGGCCtgacacataaacacacatctAATACCtagtttgtgtgtacgtgtgcgttcgtatgtatgtacgtgtgtgtgatgCCGAGGTGTATACAATAGGCATAAATATCTCGTACATCAACGCAAGGCCTTCTATTTGTGCTACACGCTGCACGCTGGCCTGTTGTTGCTCTATTGTTAACACTTGTCGCTTTTGttggcttttgtgtgtgtgttcctccgcGACCCACAATAACAATGGCCGATGACGTTAGCACCGGCCGCAGCTGTTCCCTGGCGGCGAAGATTGATGcgacggcggcggtggcggcggcgaggagctgcgatggtggtggctggtgaTTTGGTGgtgtacgtgagagagagacggagagagagagagagagggcgtgcaAGAGTCAGTGGCGGCGTACATGAgcggcgtggtgtgtgtgtgtatgtgtgtgtgtgtgtgtgtgtgtgtgtgcgtggcggCGTGTGTGTATGAGCGTGTAAGTATCGGGTGACGGCAGGGAGCGGTGTGGGTGCCATGAATCACAGAGCCTGACAGGCCCGACAGCTCACATAGATGGATGGCCCTTACCCCGCCGCACCGCCCCGCCACCCCGGCCCTATCCCTCGCCGCACCCCGCCCCGACCCTCGCCCTAGGTCCAGGAGGCCATTAGGGCTATTATCAGCCTCGCCCAGCCCGGGGAAGGCGCTGGGCTGTGCGGGAAGAGACCAGAAGGGCGGGATTGTGGCGGGTGCTGGGTGAGGGTTGGGGTGGAGTGGAGCCGCCTCGTCTGATAGAGAGGGGCCGCGGCTGATGGCGGTTCTGGCAGGAACAAGGTGGTGGCAGGCGTGTTGCCGGCGACTAtcccaccttcctctctccctcctctctccccctccctcctgacGCCCcgcggagggaagggagggggaggacgtaggtggaggaaggaggacgcgaagagggaaggaaggagggcggaGGACTGGGTTTTGAGAGGTCGtggagagagggtggaggatcctagctggagagagagagagagagagagagagagagagagagagagagagagagagagagagagagagagagagagagagagagagactcgtgcACGCCTGTGTTCGTAAAACGGTTTGGGGACACATACGAACAGGTGGAGACttacctgtagagagagagagagagagagagagagagagagagagagagagagagagagagagagagagagagagagagagagagagagagagacccctccCACCTTCACGTATCTATTTAGTCCATCATAAACCCTTCCAACTGAATCCCTTGTCTGAAGACCGTCTGCTTTGTGAAGAGggaacaagagaagagagagagagaaagagaggagaggaggaaagcatGTAAGGACTGCGAGGAAGTGCGAGGATGTGATCTGGGGAAGTATTAGAAGACATTAAAGTCCCAAGGGGAATGCATGATGGGTACAAAAAGACTGAGGAATGCTGGGAAAGTGTGTGGAGAATGGAGGAGCTGTTTGTGGGGTAAAAGCTTAATATATTGGGGTCTTCTGGGAGTTTTGGGGGCATTGGGGTATAGTAAGAGGCTCAACGTTGTGGTATAGTGCGGCTAGCGAGGTTGGGGTAAGTGGGGAGGACAGTATTGGGATCTGGTAGTGTAGTAATGTATAGGAGGTTGGGGGTGTGTTCCGGGAAAGTTGAGGTTTAAGTCAGGGTGTGCAGAAGGTGATGTTAAGGTGACTGGATCTAGCTGTGTAAATAAACAAGACGTCTAGAGATAGATTTTAGGGTTAGTTGCTCctattagggaaaaaaagttagGGAGCTGGACATAAAACAGCGATGTTGGGGAAATATTAGGGAGTTGGCGATACAAAACATCCCTAAATAGATATTGGGGTTTGTTAGGCTCATAAAATAGTGTGAAGAGGTAGACTAGGTTATAgtgagacaagaggaagagagagagagaaggacagagacagagagagagagttggtgtgTGGAGAATGGAGAGATAGTCAAATAAAACAGAGtaagaggaatagagagaaagaatggaagagaaaaagaggaagagaggcagagagatagTTGGGGGGGATACTGTGGTGAGATAGGCGTATAAAACAGGGGGTGGTTGGTAAGGGGTAGGATCAGAGGGGCTCAACACCATGGCTCTTTGAACGGTGTCGTAAAAAAACACTGCGCTAGCTTGAAATAAAAGTCGACAAGAGAGCCGCCTGCTGCCCTCCCCCCGCCGGAACACAACCCGGGACTAGGCAAATCCCATCCAATCCGCGAGACACTTTTGCCGAAATTGTTAAGTATTTTGTTCCCGCGCCAGGAggccttgaggaggaggaggaggaggaggaggaagatagtggTTAAGAAggtgggaggtgaaggaaagatggaggaagtggaagagaaggaaaggagaaggaggaggaggaggaggagactggatAAGGTagaaggtgaggaaaagaatgagaagtggaagagaagaaaagaagg
It includes:
- the LOC135091874 gene encoding zinc finger protein Noc-like, translated to MVVLESKGMLTAGSNQYLQPDYLSPLPTTLDAKKSPLALLAQTCSQIGADSSKPLPADKKKDEDKKEKSPPTPLEATRRSPAFKPYESAAKKAMAEEGGDDKPTGGRKTPASQPSSARPPSSSSGGSSSAAAVKEDSGRRSTEASVTSSASTTPIIRSGLEVLAGHPKDVPLGTYRTGMPHLLPPGYPGLESHPALRGAHPGLMPGLGLPGLPSSLASVYPGASAAALYTTTGLPSSAGLSPSLLGSPYLTYTRVKTAGGGEAVVPVCRDPYCTGCPYSVQNNHLLQSGGACPPSCTQCEQAKAALSALPGLSSLPSSSIVPASSLLPPTSVAAAAAASLYSPSASSLLTGPHRPYVCNWIVGETYCGKRFATSEELLQHLRTHTSVTAPDSSSLSLLSNPLHAHAALLGSAHSALSRPGMAYPPPALSPLTASRYHPYSKPTALTTTSALTPTLPGLSPYASALSAYPPGYPSPYAGLYPRPPL